GGGACAGGTCCTGGCGCTCGCCGGCCTGCCTGTCGGGACGATCTTGCCGATCGGGGCGGTCCTGGCGCTCAGGACGGTCCTGGCGCTCGGCCCGCTGCTCGACCCGCTCCTGGCGGTCGCGCTGCTGACGCTCCTGGCGGTTCTGGAAGCGCTCGCGGCGCTCCTGCCGGTCGGGCCGGTCCTGGCGCTGCTGATCCTGCCGCGGCTGGTCCTGGCGGTCGAAGCGGGACGGGCGGTCGTCGCCGCCCCTGTCGTAGGGCTGCGGCTGCTGGCCGGGGTCGCCGTAATCGTCGGCGGCGCCGTAGCCGGACTGAGGATAACCGTTGGCGCCGCCGCGCTCCTGCTGCTGCGGGTAACCGTTGGCCGGCGCGCCCTCGTCGTCGCCGTCATCCTCGTCGTCATAGCCCTGGCGGCCGTAATTGGCGCCATATTGCTGGCGGTATTGCTCGTTCGCCGCCGTGATGATGCGAAAATAGTGCTCGCCGTGCTGGAAGTAGTTCTCGGCCATCACGGGATCGCCGCTCGCCTGGGCGTCGCGGGCGAGCTGGGCGTATTTCTCGGCGATGTGCTGGGCGGTACCGCGGATCTTCACATCGGGGCCGTTCGACTCGTAGGCCCGGGTCAGCGGGTTCGGCCCCTTGTTGTTGGTGCGGTTGCGACCACGCATACGCCTGTTCTGGTTCGGTCTCATCGGCCTCGACTGACCCTCTTCGACGACTTGAAGGGCGGAAC
This sequence is a window from Methylobacterium sp. SyP6R. Protein-coding genes within it:
- a CDS encoding DUF4167 domain-containing protein, with the translated sequence MRGRNRTNNKGPNPLTRAYESNGPDVKIRGTAQHIAEKYAQLARDAQASGDPVMAENYFQHGEHYFRIITAANEQYRQQYGANYGRQGYDDEDDGDDEGAPANGYPQQQERGGANGYPQSGYGAADDYGDPGQQPQPYDRGGDDRPSRFDRQDQPRQDQQRQDRPDRQERRERFQNRQERQQRDRQERVEQRAERQDRPERQDRPDRQDRPDRQAGERQDLSRAEQPRQEPVRQEAPRQENPRQENLRQESPRPEGYREGGRSEFRRERRREEPRSEPVLAADEPTGLPAFLTTPVRPAAPAPTPVEDAPPAPPAMPVEAEAEAPAPRPRRRRRTRFEGAEGEPAGELFPKPAESSGE